The sequence below is a genomic window from Microbulbifer hydrolyticus.
GCTGTTTGTATCCGCGCTAGCGGCCTCGCCACCAATAGGGGCAATTTGGACATTGGGGTTATCGGTAAGTGCGGTGTGCACTCGACTGCTTGGTCCTATCCCGGTAAGCTAGCCGCCATTTTCAGTAGACGAGGCCTGTTTGCGACCGTTTGGGGTGTTTTGGTCGCATTTTCCAACATTTGGCAGGCCCATAGAATTATCAAGGCGCGAATTAAATGAACTTCAGTTTTCTCGAGTTTGAACAGCCGATTGCGGAACTGGAAAGCAAGATCAAGGAGCTCCAGCACGTAGGGGACGACAACGACCTCAACATCGCTGAAGAGATCACCCGACTGCGGGAGAAGAGCGAAAAGCTCACCGAGTCCCTCTATTCCGACCTCTCTCCGTGGCAGATCGTTCAGGTGGCGCGTCATCCACAGCGCCCCTACGCCAGGGACTACATTGAGCGTATCTTCACCGACTGGGACGAGCTTCACGGCGACCGCCACTTTGGTGACGACAAGGCGATCATTGCCGGTATCGGCCGTCTGGAAGGCCGTCCGGTGGCGGTGATCGGGGAAGAGAAAGGGCGCACGGTCAACGAAAAGGTAAAGCGTAACTTCGGTATGCCGAAGCCCGAGGGTTACCGCAAGGCCCAGCGCATCATGGAGATGGCCGAGCGCTTCAAGATGCCGGTACTGACCCTGATCGACACCCCGGGGGCGTACCCGGGTATCGACAGTGAGGAGCGCGGTATCTCCGAGGCGATTGCCAAAAACCTGGCGGTAATGTCCCGCCTGCGTACGCCGATCATCTGCACCGTTATCGGTGAGGGCTCTTCCGGCGGTGCCCTGGCCATCGGCGTCGGTGACCAGCTGAACATGCTGCAGTACTCCACCTACTTTGTGATCTCGCCGGAAGGCTGCGCCAATATCATCTGGAAGACCGTGGAGAAGGCGCCGCTGGCCGCCGAGGCCATGGGTGTGACTTCCAGCGTGCTGGAAGAGCTGGGCATCGTGGATGAGACTCTGCCGGAACCCCTGGGCGGCGCCCACCGCGATCCGGACCTGATGGCGGCGCGCCTGCGGGATCGCCTGTCCGAACAGCTGGACAAGCTGACCGCGGTACCGCTGGATGAATTGCTGGAGAAGCGTTACCAGCGTCTGATGAGCTACGGTAACGTAACTGGCTGATCTCCCTCTCTCCTAACGATGCGTCGACGGCACCCAGGTCGTCGACGCACTCGAATACCACTTTCCCGCTGTACCAAATCCGCCTCTGGCTTCTCAGTTTCAATCATATCCGAGTGATTTTCCCACTTTTCTTTGCCGTGAAGTGAACAGCTTTTCTGGCCTGTATTTCCACCTGATTGTGTGTGGGAATTCCGAATCCGTCGCTTAAATTCCTTCATTTCTCCCAATTCCCGCACTGCTCAAGGTGGGATGCCGCACTGTACCCAAAGCATATTAATTTATCGTCGCAGCAATCCGGTCGCAGGTGATCGCCGGAATATGACAATCGAAAGATAAAAATAATCAGCGATAAACAGGAAATGCATGATGAGTAAAACCAAATCAATGCGACACCTTCAAGGTGCCCTCGCAGGGCGACTTGTGGCTGTGGCATCTCTCCTTTGTGTCTGTTCGTGGCCAGTTCTGGCAGCAGAGAATCTCGCTCTGAATAAAACGGCGTTGGCGAGTAGTGAAATACAGTCAGCATCATTTGCTTTTGACGGCAATCAGAATACCCGTTGGGAAAGCGCGCACCAGGTGGATCCGAGCAGTCTGACGGTGGATTTGCTGGATACCTTTCAGCTGGAGAGCGTGACGATTCACTGGGAAGCCGCGAATGCCGCGGAGTACATCATCGAAGGCAGTTCGAATGGCGTGAACTGGACGCAGATCGCGAGCTATAGCGGTGGCGTATTTGGCAACCGGACGGATGTTCTCCCATTGTCTGGAAACTACCGCTTTGTGCGCATGAACGCTTTGCAGCGCAGTGCAGGAAATAACTGGGGTTATTCGATCTGGGAAATGGAAGTGCAGGGCACGGAGGTTGTCAGTGAGCCGCCACCGGCCCCGGAAGATAACCTTGCCCTGCTCGGTACGGCGAGCGCCAGTTCTGGTAATGCCTCCCAGGCGATTGACGACAATGGTGGTACACGCTGGGAGAGCGATCACGGTGTGGATCCTTCCTGGATAGCGGTTGATCTCGGGGCGAACTATGCACTGTCGCAAGTGGTTCTGGATTGGGAGGCGGCAAACGCCAAGCGTTATGATCTGCAGGGATCTGTGGACGGGGTGAACTGGCACACGCTGCAGACCGTTACCGACGGCCAGTTCGGCAGTCGCAGTGACACACTGAATATCAGTGGCAGCTACCGCTATGTGAGGATGCTCGGTTCCGAACGCAGCGATGGCAACCAGTGGGGGTATTCGATTTGGGAATTCCAGGTCTATGCAAGCTCAGGCGAAATTGATCCGCCACCGGACGTGGATCCGCCTGCAGACCTGCCACCCCCCGATTTCTCCAACCTCAGTTACGACACCCTGTTCGATGTTGTCTACAGTCCCGAGACGGCGCAGGAATGGTATGTGAAGCCCGATGGTACGATTGTGACCATCGCTTCCGGGCGCGCCCGCTCGCGGCACGAGTCAGAAGATATTTTCTATATCTTCCCCACACACTATTTTGAACACCGCACTTTTGAAATTGAAATCCACGACCACACTCCGGCGGGGGAAAACCTGTTGGAGGTCTTCTATCACCCCGAATACGCCAACTATGTACCGCCCGGATGTCGTTCGTCCTATAGCAATGTCTGGCGTGCGGATTTCAATAACAACGCTGGCATGGATGAAAAGCTTCAGCAAGCCGCGCCCGATGGCACCGGCGAACGCTGGGTGTGTCGCATTCAACGGGATGCCCATAACGGTGATGATGGTGTCATGCGCGTTGGCGAGTGGATGGAATTTGAATTGCAGCAGTTTCTGGGGCGCTTTGAGGGCGACCCGAATGTGCGTGGACAAGCGGTCTATTACACGGATACCTACCGTATAAAGCTCGGTCAGCCGGGGCTGTTCATGGTGAGGGACGAAGCGCTGGACGCACAGTTGCGCAGTGGTGGTCGTGCATCTGCACCCTATGTGCGTGCCGGCGACGCAGTACCTGCCGCAGAAGTGATTTCGGTAAATGCTGACAGTACTGTCACCTACAAAGTGGCGAGTAACGGTAAATGGACACAGAAAGACAACCCCACCGGTGAGGTCGTGACCTATCCCATTCTCGACGGGATCGATGTCTACGACAATTACGTGGTGGGCAGTGGCGTCGCCGACTGGACAACCTTTATGCGCGAGGGGCTGAATACGCAATGGGAAACGCACAATGCCTTTATGCAGGGGCGTCGGGTCTTCCACACGCGTTTTGACACGGGCATTCACGAGGAAGCTGGCAACCCGGACTTCCCCGAGCTTGCCAGCATGGCTAACGGCCTGCTGGTGAAAAATTCCTGTTTTGGTTGTCACATTAACAACGGCCGTGGTCTTGCGCCGCGGGATAATCAGCCGTTGGATACGTTGGTGACGAAAGTATCCAGCGGCTATTTCGATGCGCTGGGCCAGCCTGAGGCACATAGTTACTACGGCAGGGTACTGCAGGGCACATCGCTAAATGCTGCTATTCCTGCCGAAGCGACCGTTGTTGTGAATTACACGGCAAAAAATGGCACCTTTGGCGATGGCACGCCGTTCTTGTTACGCGAGCCGCATTACACCGTCGATAGGCTGGATGATGCGGGAGGCGCCACGCCGTTTATTTCACCGCGCATGCCGCAAAACATCACTGGGCTCGGCTTGTTAGAGGCGGTACCGGAAAGTGTCATTCTGGCGTGGCAGGATCCCGATGACAGTAACAATGACGGGATATCGGGGCGTGCAAACATAGTGAACTCTCCGTCTGCGGGAGAGCAGCAAATAGGCCGCTTTGGCTGGAAGGCCACCTCGTCCAGCCTGCGCGATTTCGCCGCCGAAGCGCTCAGTACGGATATTGGAGTCACCACATCGGTGTTGCCAAACCCTGCCTGTGGCAGGCAGCAAACCGCCTGTCAGCAAAACGCCGGGCAGGGCGCCGAGCTGAGTGACCTGCGCCTGGACGAGCTGGTGGTTTACCTGCAGGCACTGGGCGCGCCTTCACGTCGCCCGGATGAGGTCAACCAGCCCGCGGTGATTGCCGGAGAGCAGCATTTTAACAATCTGGGTTGTGCGTCGTGCCACCGGCCTTCTATGGAAACCGGGCACCGTCATGACCTTGCCGAGCTGCGCGGCAACACCATTCGTCCCTATACCGATTTACTGTTACATGACATGGGTGACGACCTCGCGGACAGCTTGACCGCATCCCCGGCCCTGAACCGGGAGTGGCGTACGCCACCGCTCTGGGGCCTGGGCATGCTGGAAGCGGTCAGCGGTCACACCAGTTTACTGCACGATGGGCGGGCCCGTTCCATCGAGGAAGCGATACTGTGGCACGGCGGGGAAGCGGAAAACAGTCAGGCCGGATACCGGGCGCTCGGTGCCGGGCAGCGCGGCGAGCTGATTGCCTTTTTGCGTTCTTTATAATCGCGTCGTAATCAATGTGGGTGGGCGTCTTCGGGGACACGTGGTGTGCGGTCTCCGCGGGCGCCTTGTCTGATCACAGGCGCAGAATGTCCCGGTACTGGGCCACCTTTACATTGAAATTCGTGTTGTCCTGCAGGTAAAGCCGGAAGCAATCTGACGCGTCCGGTTCCCCGTGCACCAGCTGGATTTCCGTGCCGGCCTCGAGTGCCGATTGTTTGAGCCAGTCGCCCAGTTCGCGGTAATCGGCGTGCGCAGACAGCCCCTCCAGAACTTCAATATGTGCCTTGCAGGGCACGTACTCCCCGTGAATTTTTACACTCTGGGCGCCGGCCAGTAAGCGTGCGCCGCGGGTGCCGCCGGCCTGATAGCCGGTGAACAATACGGTCGCGCGGTGGTCGGGGAGCAGGCGTTTCATGTGGTGGAGCACGCGGCCGCCGGTGGCCATGCCGCTGCCGGCAATGATGATGTGCGGATACTGAATATTCTCCAGTGCTTTCGACTGTTCTACGTCGCGGGTGTACTGGATACCGGTACACATGAATTTACAGGTATCGGTATTCAGGCGGTGCTGGTCGGGATAGCGGGTGTAAATTTCCGAGGCGTCGATCGCCATGGGGCTGTCGAGAAACACCGGCAACTGGGGAATGCGCTGGTCGCGCATCAGGTTCAGC
It includes:
- a CDS encoding acetyl-CoA carboxylase carboxyltransferase subunit alpha gives rise to the protein MNFSFLEFEQPIAELESKIKELQHVGDDNDLNIAEEITRLREKSEKLTESLYSDLSPWQIVQVARHPQRPYARDYIERIFTDWDELHGDRHFGDDKAIIAGIGRLEGRPVAVIGEEKGRTVNEKVKRNFGMPKPEGYRKAQRIMEMAERFKMPVLTLIDTPGAYPGIDSEERGISEAIAKNLAVMSRLRTPIICTVIGEGSSGGALAIGVGDQLNMLQYSTYFVISPEGCANIIWKTVEKAPLAAEAMGVTSSVLEELGIVDETLPEPLGGAHRDPDLMAARLRDRLSEQLDKLTAVPLDELLEKRYQRLMSYGNVTG
- a CDS encoding di-heme oxidoredictase family protein; amino-acid sequence: MRHLQGALAGRLVAVASLLCVCSWPVLAAENLALNKTALASSEIQSASFAFDGNQNTRWESAHQVDPSSLTVDLLDTFQLESVTIHWEAANAAEYIIEGSSNGVNWTQIASYSGGVFGNRTDVLPLSGNYRFVRMNALQRSAGNNWGYSIWEMEVQGTEVVSEPPPAPEDNLALLGTASASSGNASQAIDDNGGTRWESDHGVDPSWIAVDLGANYALSQVVLDWEAANAKRYDLQGSVDGVNWHTLQTVTDGQFGSRSDTLNISGSYRYVRMLGSERSDGNQWGYSIWEFQVYASSGEIDPPPDVDPPADLPPPDFSNLSYDTLFDVVYSPETAQEWYVKPDGTIVTIASGRARSRHESEDIFYIFPTHYFEHRTFEIEIHDHTPAGENLLEVFYHPEYANYVPPGCRSSYSNVWRADFNNNAGMDEKLQQAAPDGTGERWVCRIQRDAHNGDDGVMRVGEWMEFELQQFLGRFEGDPNVRGQAVYYTDTYRIKLGQPGLFMVRDEALDAQLRSGGRASAPYVRAGDAVPAAEVISVNADSTVTYKVASNGKWTQKDNPTGEVVTYPILDGIDVYDNYVVGSGVADWTTFMREGLNTQWETHNAFMQGRRVFHTRFDTGIHEEAGNPDFPELASMANGLLVKNSCFGCHINNGRGLAPRDNQPLDTLVTKVSSGYFDALGQPEAHSYYGRVLQGTSLNAAIPAEATVVVNYTAKNGTFGDGTPFLLREPHYTVDRLDDAGGATPFISPRMPQNITGLGLLEAVPESVILAWQDPDDSNNDGISGRANIVNSPSAGEQQIGRFGWKATSSSLRDFAAEALSTDIGVTTSVLPNPACGRQQTACQQNAGQGAELSDLRLDELVVYLQALGAPSRRPDEVNQPAVIAGEQHFNNLGCASCHRPSMETGHRHDLAELRGNTIRPYTDLLLHDMGDDLADSLTASPALNREWRTPPLWGLGMLEAVSGHTSLLHDGRARSIEEAILWHGGEAENSQAGYRALGAGQRGELIAFLRSL